Proteins encoded together in one Rhipicephalus sanguineus isolate Rsan-2018 chromosome 9, BIME_Rsan_1.4, whole genome shotgun sequence window:
- the LOC119405217 gene encoding uncharacterized protein LOC119405217, whose product MDEHKPSTEAGGDGDSPSLQRTSPLSQGDSVSPSRISEQDWPEADWIQDDPWGTREWRSPVKRSAPSPKRGSDGDKPKSPGKLLASKRSIRKWPSSISERDWLEAGASGTQQKHSSTKRFKSSAKPSSDGNKPKTEGTLQSPRTAHSKRPSWISEQDWLEAGPSGTKQGSSQVKRSARGHTPTKTSRKQQKTTPASPIASVFPRRRLKYTEDFFGQCEPVADPGICGVDKEDWKDHAMPAAEDPVEGGQRQPLEPDPADFFSRAFDEVARLGLESQDLLASWCAALCDDDQPSGDDPSS is encoded by the exons ATGGACGA GCACAAGCCGTCCACCGAAGCAGGCGGCGATGGTGATAGCCCCAGTCTGCAACGGACGTCGCCGCTATCCCAGGGCGATTCCGTGTCGCCGAGCCGGATATCCGAGCAAGATTGGCCTGAGGCCGATTGGATTCAGGACGATCCTTGGGGCACTAGAGAGTGGCGCAGTCCCGTGAAGAG GTCAGCACCGTCTCCAAAACGGGGCAGCGATGGTGACAAACCTAAGTCGCCGGGGAAGTTGCTGGCATCCAAAAGATCCATTCGCAAGTGGCCCAGCTCGATATCTGAGCGAGATTGGCTTGAGGCGGGTGCTTCGGGTACTCAACAGAAGCACAGCTCCACGAAGAG gttcaAGTCGTCCGCCAAACCAAGCAGCGACGGTAATAAACCTAAGACCGAAGGTACGTTGCAGTCACCAAGGACGGCCCACTCCAAGCGGCCTAGCTGGATATCGGAGCAAGATTGGCTTGAAGCTGGCCCTTCCGGCACTAAACAGGGATCCAGCCAAGTGAAAAGATCGGCTCGTGGTCACACACCCACCAAGACATCGCGAAAGCAGCAAAAGACGACTCCTGCGAGTCCTATTGCATCAGTATTCCCTCGCCGCCGCCTGAAATATACGGAAGACTTCTTCGGCCAGTGTGAACCGGTAGCCGACCCGGGCATCTGTGGCGTAGACAAAGAGGACTGGAAGGACCATGCGATGCCGGCAGCAGAAGATCCCGTAGAAGGCGGCCAACGCCAACCTTTGGAGCCCGACCCTGCAGACTTCTTCTCGAGGGCGTTCGACGAGGTAGCGAGGTTAGGTTTGGAATCGCAAGACTTACTAGCGTCGTGGTGCGCCGCGTTGTGCGATGATGACCAGCCGTCCGGAGACGACCCGTCTTCATAG
- the LOC119405218 gene encoding zinc finger protein 700-like: MRMISSSERREAGSGLQSCVVVATNMAQAIYDSNAFSVFYGSRIAPSTSLAYSEYATSVPLDLSCHSRSPRTVNSAVSSDATKHTTRKALEEQASASFDYNGSIPGVSGESSSRQLEQGTLVDDPALSCPTCDFTFASTANFRKHVEHHEAGRRHLCRECGALYRTPSELKERSHTHTGERPYQCGRVRRKICHEEKHEEAQDDAHQRKAL; this comes from the exons ATGCGCATGATCAGTAGTTCGGAGCGCCGCGAGGCAGGGAGTGGACTGCAGTCGTGCGTAGTCGTAGCTACAAACATGGCGCAAGCAATATACGACAGCAACGCTTTTTCTGTGTTTTACGGCAGCAGAATAGCACCGAGCACAAGCCTCGCTTATTCCGAGTATGCCACGTCCGTTCCGCTGGACCTCTCCTG CCACAGTCGCAGCCCACGTACAGTCAACAGCGCCGTTAGTAGTGATGCCACGAAGCACACAACAAGAAAGGCTTTGGAAGAGCAAGCATCAGCAAGTTTCGACTACAACGGGAG CATTCCTGGAGTCAGCGGGGAATCCTCGAGCCGCCAGCTGGAACAAGGAACCCTGGTCGACGACCCAGCTCTCTCGTGTCCTACTTGCGACTTCACTTTCGCCAGCACGGCAAACTTCCGTAAACACGTCGAGCACCACGAGGCCGGAAGAAGACATCTATGTCGCGAATGTGGTGCGTTGTACAGGACTCCTTCTGAGTTAAAGGAACGCAGTCACACACACACTGGCGAGAGGCCATATCAGTGCGGACGTGTGCGGAGAAAAATTTGCCATGAAGAAAAACATGAAGAGGCACAAGACGACGCACACCAACGAAAGGCCCTTTGA